The sequence TTTGGATGTCATAACTATTTACAAGTTAACTGTTAGGACTTGGGATGACAGAAAGTTATATTTACTGTGATTAAATACACTCAATATTAGGCTATGGGTTTTCGCTTTATTTTCGTCATTGTGTTAAAGTAAACTAATTTGTAATAAGAGGACAGAGAAAATAATTTACCAGTGTGCAACAGTGACCTAATATGTCAATTTTTAAATAAATAGCTTTTCGATACTCTTACAAGTGTTGCTAGAGAAATATCAACATTTGATTTTTGTATTGTAACGTCTTTCTATTTTTctaaatttgaatttaatgaataataatagtgataataaaaacgaTTAGAATAGGAAATCTGATAGTCTCAAATTTGATAAAAATCTTTGCTTACATGTTTCTAAAATAAAAAGGTCATACTTTCTATGTAAacgaaatttatgaaaaattagatgTCCTCTGAATTTAGTTTTTGAATTCCAATAGTGATCTATGGTTTTTCCAATTAAAATATtggtcaaggttttttttttttttttatatagtaacgATGAAGAAATATGCCTTGTAGGTCACCCACtccttaatctaatttcttcacataaatattttattttatttttgcttggtaTATTGGTACTTACACGATGCTTGAAGTGTCGAAGGtcatattactctttttttatgatttacaaGTAACATTTTGAACATTAACGCTTGTAGTTCATTATTAAGGAGCACTTAGTGTGTTATTATAAACCCGGGTTTTCATGTCTCAAGTATTGGTTCTCAGTGAATTTCACGTATCGTAAAATACCGAGGTTTTTTGTGGcctagtaaatatttcatataacacAATCAGGGATATACTAATTAGCGTGTTCATGCCGTGATTAATGTATTACACAATGAAATGTAATAATGTAACGTGTTCATGCCGTGATTGATGTATTACACAATGAAATGTAATAATGTATCACATAATTAATTGTAATTAACGTATCCCATGCTTAAATGAACGGAATAAGTTCTCAGTGACTGATTGACAACCGTGTGACTGGGTGGGAATCATTCGTGGTCCAATTAGATTTATAGCAGAACGCAGCTGAATTCCTTCTTGTGATTTTGCTCTGTGGCCAGAACGGCTTCCACGAAGACTTGCTTTAGGTTTTTCATTTCCTTGGCTGAACATTCCACATATCCTGACATCTTGAGCGACTTGGCCGCCTTCTTTCCTTCTGCGGTCTTAACAATGTTGTCGTTGACTGATGATTCTCTTAGGTCTGTTTTTGTCCCTGCGGTAGAATTCGTTTGTTAAGTGATGACAAAATTTCCACGAGGTACAGTTTGACATACAAATTCCTGgcccacctcgctctgaggaagtgcacctagcCACACCTTTACTACGCGGCGAGTTCCTTTGTTTAGCTTACTCCACCACCTCTATTTTCTTTCCCTACAGATCTTTTTGGTTACTCACTGCGCGCAGTAACGGTGAGACAAGGTGCAATTCATCAGAGGGAGGTCGACcttggactcctgtgtccaactgtactgtaCATCAATGTAGAGTGGCTCTTTACTCAAGGAATTATCTACCGTTGCTTATTTGTTGGTTCTTTTACAATTACATACAATGGCTTGTAACAACGTTTGCATTTTATTTTAAGTGCTATGATATTTGACGCCGAATTATGGTCATGCCCTTTACCTATTTTAAAGTAGAATATGGATTGGTTACCACGTTCTTCAAGTTTTTACTTTATAAGttttaattaaagataaataacATATACGTTTGACTTGTATAAATAAGTGATTATGTGTAATTAAATGATGAATATCATATCTTTGATCAAAAGTTTAAACCAATTGAAAGCGTAATAACTTAGAATCACTTCCTGGAGATTTTCCTGTATCGGGACTAATTGATTAACTGATTAGCCCAAAAACCTAAAAATCggaactttaaaaaaaattgtcaatgTTCAGAAACTAGTTACTTAATAGTTACAGTTAGATACAGGAGTTCCAATTACTGTACATCTCTCTTAACGgacgtgcaccctgtcacacccgtaCGGAGCGGAGAGTTCCTGAGTGTAGCCCTGCAGGCCGCTGATGCTATCTATCCCTTCACTATCTGTTAAGTTACTCGCCACGAGGTAAGAGTGTGACACGATGCATTTCCTTAGAGCGTGGTGTGCCAGAAATTTGCGAGTTGAACTGTACCTATGGTCATACAATTGTTATTAGTTCCGTTTGAATGACTTTCAAGCCCGTTTTATCTATTTGTCGTTGTTTCTGTTAGAAAGCTCAAATTTAGGCATTTTATTTGGTTCTCACAGATTCTATTCTGGAATACTAACCAACTAAGACAACAGGAACGTTGTCGCCACATTCCTTTCGTACTTCCGGCAGCCAAACCCGTCGAACGTTGTCTAGGGAGTTGGGGTTGTCAACGCTGAAGCATACCAAGAATACACTGGCCtgcaaagaaagattttttttttttattcaaatatgaaGATACTCTGTAGGATATTCAGGTATAGGATATACTTTTAGCTTCGGTAGATTTTGTAGAAACTTTAGCGACACAATGAGCTTAAATATGAAGGTATTTTGTAGGATATTGAGGGAGATATATTTTTAACTTCAGTAGATTTTGTAAAAACTTATTTTTAACTAGTAGATTTTGTAAAAACTTCTAGCGACACATGACCAAAACTCACTGCTATTCTTTGTAACCAACTTCTGAGTATTGTTTGTGATTCATTTTGTTCGTATGTTTTGTTATTTGATGCTTTTCATACTTCAGGTAATAAGTTTAATTTGTTTTTACGTCTGCATACACTGAAttgttactgaaaaaaaatatcttcctaACATTGCTTGGCCCCAAAATGCATATTTTGAAGTAGATGAAATTATTTATGTTGAAATTGCAGTGTTGACAGTGTTGAAGCCGTATTGTATTAAGATTCAAATTTTAGTCCGATTTTAGAGCTCCCTCAATTAGTTTAGTATCTACTATTATAACCGAATgaattctagaattttttttttttggtgggggggggggggctcactaCGGGATGAAGTAATACATTAAAATGATAAATCACGACAGTAGTATTTGCGACATGAAAAATTTATATGGCTGCTTCTGTACTATATTCTTGAAATAAATGTGTGGGTTGGTGAATTTTGCGACTTCTATATTAACTTAAAAACTCTTTTTGCATTATATAATACCATTTTTTTCCTGTGAAATTTTCGCTCCTATGTTTTAGACTTATGAATAAAGAGATTTGTTTTGCCTgaagataaaaattttttttcccGAGAACAGTAATTTACTCACAGTAGACCAAGAgtgtttttataagtaatacaaacgagattgaaattttgaattaatttagaCACTGAAAACAATGCTCAGAGTTGGTGTTACTATTTCAATAAGATTTTGGTTTTTATGAGACGAACGTCTTTGGTAAAAGGGTTTTGAACATTAGTTAAAATGTCTTTGGATGAGTATTCGCTGCTTCTTTAAGTTATTTATTTGCTTTCCTGGAATTTCTGTTATAATACAGGTGTGTAAAGgatttttaggtttttattttggCTGTTATTATGGACTTTATTTGTCAACTGGTTAGCATTTTGCTGTAGctcatttttaatttagttttgatACCAGATTCCTGGAAAGGTCTTTATTTTGATTGACCTTATCCCTTGAATATAGAATTACATGGAGGACctagattttattctttcattgtaaCACGCAGTTTCTCTCAATCAGCATCATGGAAATTCGAATTCCATTCAGTTGCATAATACCCTTCCTGGAATCCAGTCAAAGGAAATTGAAAGCTCTTGTTTCCAGAAAATTGATTGGCTGAATAGGTTTCCAAAATTTAATTGCATTTCAGGATTTCATGATAATGGAACCATTTCTGTAATATCAATCTATGGTTATCTTATttgtataaacaaaaagaaaaaagaatagatgTTGGTGGAATTAGGGAGGAAGATATAGTTGCATTAGAACTGACCGAAGACAACGGTAAGAAATGTACTAATGGACCCCCCCTTTGTAAACTAAATAGCTTATGAACTACGGTTTTGTGAAGTTTCTTTTgttaaaaacacatacacacatgtatatatatatatatatatatatatatatatatatatatacacacacacatatatatatatatatatatatatatatatatatatatatatatatatatatatatatatatatatatatgaatgggtgAATGTATGTATTCCCGAACTCATCACGCCTTATCCCTTTAACGTGCTTTGCACCGTAAAAAACAATACAACGAATACTGCGATATTCATGTTCTAATTAATGATTTGTGGATAAAACCAGTGTATTAATTATCCATAACATAGGACAAGCCGTACACCTATAGTGAATTTTTACCATTAGCGTGTCGAATTCCTCTCCACAATGCGTTGTTCACAACTATTTTGTACACGCTTGCTTTCGTGGATGTTGAGGCCCATCCTTTACAGTAGTTCTTTCATGAAAATATCCAGCCATTTCTAAGACATCATTTCCTCCTCCCTCTATCCTCCATTCTGTGCACAGGACTCAACCATTTTAACCCTCGCAAATCTATCCATAAGCTCACACTTACCTGGACactttttcccctctttttttaTGGATACCTCCATGTTTTCTCTAAATGTCACTTCTTTTGTGACAAACCGTGCAAATGGTAAATTATCCTTACAGCTTCTATCTTTTCATTTCATTTGAATGCAGCACCCATACTTTATTTCATTAAAGAGTTTATAACGTATTCCCTTCATACACCAAGCACCCTTTTGTTGACATTTTACTACCAGATGTGCTTCCTTTATACTGTAACATCCCTTATCTCATGCTCCAGATATTTGCATGAATTTGCTGCTCACGGTTATTCTCGACTTTCTCCTTTTTCAACTAAAGAATCATTCACTCTTCTTTTATATGGGATTTCCAATCTGCAAGGATGAGCTATTCCACATTTTATTCCAATCCAaatcttatttcaattttgttcTAACATCTATGACTGTTTCTCTCCCGTCTCACATCACTCCCACAAAGATATATAACCATGGAGATATTACATAAATTTATCTAAAGCCCATTTACCCACCAATGATGACACTCGAATTCTAGCACAGGCTTCATTTCCATATCATAAACACAATGTATGCTAAACACCCTCCACATTTACTCTCGATTATAACTTATGTTGTTAATACATCCATGTATGACGTATAAAGTGTATTCGTTTACTTTCAAACTTTTCATAAGTTGTTCATAACCAGACTTCTTTTTCAGAACCTACTTGGTTCTGATCCTATTTTACTTTTTCGAAAATACTGTTACATTCCTTTCCTGGTATACAAAATCATATTATACATTACAATCCTTAATTTCTGGTGCTAATTTTACCCTTACAGAGGATTGATTATCCCTCTCATCCAATCCGTTGGAACCTTTCCCTCATCCAGACATGCCTTGCACACCTTTTTCAATCATATCAGTTGTAATCTAGTATATTCTTGTTATCTTGATATTCTTCAACTTCTAGTAGCATTCACCATCTTATACTGACACCCATTCAACTTTTGCATCATTCAACTTTGTTTCTGTGTATTCCAAATTCAACCAACCTTTTAGGATGATTGTCATCAACTCTGATATCCACTGTATTTAGACGTCATCTCTTATTTGTATCGCCTATTTTGAGATCCATTTAATCGTTACATTTTCTCTGAATTTACTACGTTAGAGAACAAATTCCTAATATTCCAAAAATTCTTTTCTCACTTTCACCCTCTTTTTTTATAACtggctttctttttctctctcaccTTCCTCTTGAACATATCCATCATTCTGGATTATTTTATACAATTTTCCATACGTtctgaaaatacatacatacatacatacatataccaaggcacttcccccaattttggggggtagccgacatcaacaaatgaaacaaacacaaaaaaggggacctctactctctacgttcctcccagcctgacaagggactcaaccgagttcagctggtactgctagggtgcccacccttccccgttatccaccacagatgaagcttcataatgctgaatcccctactgctgctacctccgcggtcatctaaggcatcggaggaagcagcagggcctaccagaactgcgtcacaatcgctcgccgttcattcctatttctagcacgctctcttgtctctctcacatctatcctcctatcacccagagcttccttcactccatccatccacccaaaccttggccttcctcttgtacttctcccatcaactcttgcattcatcaccttctttagcagacagccattttccattctctcaacatggccaaacaacacattcatatccactctagctgctaactcatttcttacacccgttctcactctcaccacttcgttcctaaccctatctactcgagatacaccagccatactccttagacacttcatctcaaacacattcaatttctgtctctccatcacttttattccccacaactctgatatatacatcacagttggtacaatcacattctcatatagaactctttacattcatgcccaaccctctattttttactactcccttaactgcccccaacactttgcaaccttcattcactctctgacctacatctgcttccactccaccatttgctgcagcaacagaccccaagtacttaaactgattcacctcctcaagtaactctccattcaacatgacattcaaccttgcaccaccttcccttctcgtacatctcataaccttactcttacccacattaactctcaacttccttctctcacacacacttccaaattctgtcactaatcggccaagcttatcttctgtgtctgcaaccagtacagtatcatccgcaaacaaaaactgatttacctcccattcatggtcattctcgtctaccagttttaatcctcgtccaagcactcgagcattcacctctctcaccactccatcaacatacaagttaaacaaccacggtgacatcacacatccctgtctcagccccactcttaccggaaaccaatcactcactttgaaaatgtaattttaaaattgcgttttttcCTTCTTTGAACGCTTAATTTTGATATCTCACGACTTACTGTCTTTATTCTTAATTCTCTTCCCACACTCATCACAAACCAAAATATTCCTCTAGCTATTCTATGAAACTATCCTAGAATTTTACACATACACTTTACACGAACCTTCAACTGCATTGTCTGCATTCGTAGTCCATATTTTATACATTGTCTATATGTTCCCATTACTTCCTTGATATCAAATTCACGTGTTTTAAATACTCCTCCAGATATATTTTAAAACTTCTGATACAAATACGACCTCGGTTTACTTCTACTTCAGCCTCAGCCAGACAATGATCAGATATAAATCCAACGTCCATTTGTCTAATCTTTACAATCATCAACTTCTTTCAGCTATTCAACAATCGAATAATCTAACTTTACTCctttctggaatatatatatatatatatatatatatatatatatacacataaattatactatacatatacacattttatagatatataaatttgtatttatatgtttatatatatattagatatatattacacccccccacacacacatatatatatatatgtatatatatatatatatatatatatatatatatatatatatatatatatatatatacttagtcttTGTGTGCTCTCGTAATTCACTTGGATAGCTGATCCGCCTGGAAATGTTGCATTTAAGTTCTAATGTTCGAGTTTCAAATTATGTATCTGGTAATTAGACAGTTGAGGTAGGTAGCGGGCAGTGATATGCATGAGATATCTATGTCTATATGAATGCACGGTTGGATTTAGTCAACTCTGCATTTTTCACGTAACCACGACGGAATATTTTAAATGATCGAAATTAAgtcaaatatataaattcattattaaaGGGATTCTACCTTAAACAATTTTTCCAGGCCATTTTTTCCAATGCATTTAACTTTACGTGTTGGATTTATAGACTGAAAGCGATGAATTTATTACCTGGGGAATTCATTAAAAGAATTTATATTCAACACTTCGGGTACCTTTTCTGAAATATGCTATTCTgagtctcatattattattattattattattattattattattattattattatcattattattattataattattattattattattattattgttgttattattattattattgttattattattattattattattattattattattattattattcaaatcaaagcaatgcaatatgagtattatagtttgctataccgcaacaaatgattcccctaaagaaaggaaatatgaatactatgaagaactgcagaggataatagatgagatccctgagagagatatggaaattgtgattggtgacttcaatgccaaagttggaagaaataatcaagagatagagaatgtgatggatgtcgagggtcctggcgaagatgcaaatgaaaatggagcacatttcatatgtttctgttcagcatacaatcttgtcattggaggtactctgttccaacataagaacatccataagtatacatggacttcaccatgtggcaattacaaaagtcagatagatcacattgccattaataaagagagaaggaggactcggagaaatgtaagaagctatagaggtgcagatattgatagtgatcaccagctcttcattgccacactgatattaaatttgaaagcacccaacagaaagatagatagaatacctaggtttgacacaactaagcttctagactctagaggaagagcacagagaaacatttgcaattgaatgtaggaatcgatttgcagtcttagagactttaagagacgaagaacagacaattaatgaagaatggtgtgatattaagaacattcatcagtcagttggtagtgaagtcttgggacaaacagttacaaggagaaagccatggatatcgaatgatacttgggatactataaaaaggagactaagacagaaattgattgttgaaagttttcgaggaagtaatgaaaattacaaggtagagcatgctaagtattccagtattgacagcgaggtcaaaagaaaagccagcaaGGACTGGAgaaagtatttagacagtaaagcagatgaggctgacaaagctatgaattcataaaatggctatggtgtgagaattgctcataggattattaatgaaatctcgactggggcaaagaagaagcatatacctatcaaaaagagagatggctctgttatagcaacagaagataaagaaagacaacgatggatggaacaatttagtgaggttatgaatagaacatatgaagagaataatttgattgatatacctgaagctgatgaagaccttgatgtgcccatgaatgaattcagtgtgtttgaagtcgaagctatcctcaaaaaactaaaaagatggaaagcccctggatacgatggaataactgccgagagaatattggccgaaaatgaagtgactcgaaGACTACTTATGAGATTATTTAgaaagtggcatgaagaggcaaaacctgatgaataggacttaggagtgttggtgaaattagctaaaaagggagacctgactgatttcaataattacagaggcataacacttacgtcagtcgttatgaaaatatatagtatgcttatccttaagagactggagaggaagattgatgaaaagctgagatattaacaagcaggatttagaaaaggtagaagttgcactgaccaaattttcattttgagacgtgttgtacagcaatgcgtagaatataggaatccccttttgatggtatttgtggattatgaaaaagcctttgataatttgcactggccagttttgtggagggtcctgcattattatggaattcctcttgaatatgtaagt comes from Palaemon carinicauda isolate YSFRI2023 chromosome 19, ASM3689809v2, whole genome shotgun sequence and encodes:
- the LOC137658542 gene encoding ras-like GTP-binding protein RhoL, giving the protein MSGMGRVLKIVTVGDGAVGKTSLLVTYTQGAFDQQYTPTVFENYAGDVEVNGKKYNITLWDTAGQEGFDRCRVLCYKGASVFLVCFSVDNPNSLDNVRRVWLPEVRKECGDNVPVVLVGTKTDLRESSVNDNIVKTAEGKKAAKSLKMSGYVECSAKEMKNLKQVFVEAVLATEQNHKKEFSCVLL